The following proteins come from a genomic window of Malus domestica chromosome 02, GDT2T_hap1:
- the LOC139188042 gene encoding leucine aminopeptidase 1-like, giving the protein MGWRVFGGNLAFSPGLEMVLKMVTAVVVSLASTLIAVTSPSYSSSFLTKLRSAHSLRLSFAVTHLCSRRGKLMAHTLAQANLGLTHPSCIDAPKISFAAKELDAAEWKGDLLAVGVTEKDLAKDENSKFQNSVLKKLDSHLGGLLAEASSEEDFTGKSGQSTVVRLPGLGSKRVGLFGLGQSASSTEAFQGLGEAVAAAAKAVQAGDIAIVLASSEGISAKSNTASAIASGTVLGIYEDNRYKSESKKSVLKSVDILGLGTGPEVEKKLQYAEDVTSGIIFGKELVNSPANVLTPGKLAEEASKIASTYSDVLSANVLNEEQCKELKMGSYLAVAAASANPPHFIHLIYKPPGGPAKVKLGLVGKGLTFDSGGYNIKTGPGCSVELMKFDMGGSAAILGAAKAIAQIKPPGVEVHFIVAACENMISGTGMRPGDIVTASNGKTIEVNNTDAEGRLTLADALVYACNQGVDKIVDLATLTGACVVALGPSIAGVFTPSDDLAKEVFAASEISGEKFWRLPLEESYWETMKSGIADMLNTGGRAGGSINAALFLKQFVDEKVQWMHIDMAGPVWNDKKRTATGFGVSTLVEWVQKNSS; this is encoded by the exons atgggttggagagtgtttgggggtaatttggcttttagcccagggttggagatggtcttaaaaATGGTGACTGCCGTAGTAGTGTCCTTGGCGTCTACGCTTATTGCCGTCACTTCACCTTCGTACTCTTCCTCCTTTTTGACGAAATTACGGTCTGCCCACAGTCTCCGACTTTCTTTTGCAGTTACACACCTGTGCTCTCGCAGAGGGAAGCTCATGGCTCACACTCTCGCTCAGGCCAATCTCGGCCTCACTCACCCATCCTGCATCGACGCCCCTAAG ATCTCTTTTGCTGCGAAAGAGCTCGATGCAGCAGAATGGAAAGGAGACCTACTTGCAGTGGGTGTCACAGAGAAAGATTTGGCGAAAGATGAGAACTCCAAGTTTCAAAATTCAGTATTGAAGAAGCTAGATTCCCATTTGGGTGGTCTATTGGCTGAAGCATCTTCTGAGGAAGACTTCACCGGAAAGTCTGGCCAGTCAACAGTTGTTAGGCTTCCAGGTCTTGGCTCGAAGAGGGTCGGCTTGTTTGGGCTTGGCCAATCTGCTTCGTCTACAGAGGCTTTCCAAGGTCTTGGTGAGGCTGTAGCAGCAGCAGCAAAGGCTGTTCAAGCCGGTGACATTGCTATTGTGCTTGCCTCTTCAGAGGGGATTTCTGCGAAATCTAATACTGCTTCTGCAATAGCTTCTG GAACTGTGCTGGGGATATATGAAGATAATAGGTACAAATCAGAGTCAAAGAAATCAGTTCTAAAATCTGTGGACATTCTTGGTCTCGGAACTGGACCTGAAGTAGAGAAAAAGCTCCAGTATGCTGAAGATGTTACTTCTGGAATAATTTTTGGGAAAGAGCTAGTAAATTCACCTGCCAATGTTCTTACACCTG GGAAACTAGCTGAAGAGGCCTCAAAGATTGCTTCCACATACAGTGATGTTCTGTCTGCAAATGTATTAAATGAAGAGCAATGCAAAGAACTGAAAATGGGTTCTTATTTGGCTGTTGCCGCAGCCTCAGCAAATCCTCCACATTTTATTCACTTGATTTACAAACCCCCTGGTGGACCTGCTAAGGTCAAATTAGGGTTGGTTGGTAAAGGACTGACCTTTGACAG CGGTGGCTACAACATCAAGACAGGGCCTGGCTGTTCAGTTGAACTCATGAAATTTGATATGGGAGGTTCAGCAGCCATATTAGGTGCAGCAAAAGCCATTGCTCAAATCAAACCGCCTGGTGTAGAA GTTCATTTCATTGTTGCAGCTTGTGAGAATATGATAAGTGGAACAGGTATGAGGCCTGGAGACATTGTGACAGCATCAAATGGAAAGACAATTGAG GTCAATAACACTGATGCTGAGGGTAGACTTACTCTGGCAGACGCATTGGTATATGCTTGTAACCAAGGTGTTGATAAG ATTGTTGACCTGGCAACCTTAACGGGTGCTTGTGTAGTTGCTCTTGGACCCTCAATAGCAG GCGTCTTCACACCAAGTGATGACCTGGCGAAGGAGGTATTTGCAGCTTCAGAAATCAGTGGGGAGAAATTTTGGAGGTTGCCATTGGAGGAGAGTTATTGGGAGACAATGAAATCCGGAATAGCTGATATGCTCAACACCGGTGGTCGTGCAGGTGGTTCAATCAATGCTGCTCTCTTCTTGAAGCAG TTTGTGGACGAAAAGGTTCAGTGGATGCACATTGACATGGCCGGGCCTGTTTGGAATGACAAGAAACGCACTGCTACAGGGTTCGGTGTTTCCACTCTGGTGGAGTGGGTTCAGAAGAACTCTTCTTAG
- the LOC103417949 gene encoding uncharacterized protein isoform X1 gives MSVSLTVMAFNLHEDQTEDSPNSWDKRKDLCISVITSYSPMILCTQQGVKSQLDYLQQCLPGYDQFGISRKGPEDTADEHCTIFYDKEKVEMLEGGTFWLSESPSVPGSMSWGSEVPCIATWVTFQLKGAEPPGFSFQIVNTNMDEFSARARRRSALLTWQHIASLPPGLPVVYCGGFNTQKESTTGRFLLGRSREHGAVGDMRDAWPNARVRKNASLIRTFHGFKGDKQGALEFLKLIFRALCLCWDRQTQDLHVDWILFRGRSLIPVLCEVVSDNIDGYYPSSHYPIFAEFMLPRTVRMIDPPATQEN, from the exons ATGAGTGTTTCTTTGACAGTGATGGCCTTCAATCTTCACGAAGATCAGACGGAAGACAGTCCCAACTCGTGGGATAAGAGAAAGGATTTATGCATAAGCGTCATAACTAGCTATTCTCCTATGATTCTGTGTACCCAGCAAG GAGTTAAATCACAGTTGGATTATCTTCAGCAGTGCTTGCCAG GTTATGATCAATTTGGAATATCAAGAAAAGGGCCTGAAGACACTGCTGATGAACATTGCACCATCTTCTATGACAAGGAGAAG gTGGAGATGCTTGAAGGTGGAACATTTTGGTTGTCAGAGTCACCTTCTGTTCCCGGAAGCATGTCATGGGGTTCTGAAGTTCCATGTATAGCAACATGGGTG ACATTTCAACTGAAAGGAGCTGAGCCACCTGGATTTTCCTTCCAGATAGTAAATACAAACATGGATGAGTTCAGTGCTCGTGCTCGTCGACGAAGTGCTTTGCTCACATGGCAGCACATAGCGTCCTTACCACCTGGCTTGCCAGTTGTATATTGTGGAGGTTTCAACACACAAAAGGAATCAACTACTGGCCGGTTTCTTTTGGGGAGATCAAG AGAGCACGGTGCAGTGGGGGATATGAGGGATGCATGGCCTAATGCTCGTGTGAGGAAAAATGCCTCTCTCATTCGCACTTTCCATGGATTTAAAG GTGACAAACAAGGAGCTCTTGAATTCCTCAAGTTGATTTTCAGAGCGCTCTGCCTCTGCTGGGATCGACAAACACAGGATCTACATGTAGATTGGATTCTTTTTAGAGGTAGATCTCTTATCCCTGTCTTGTGTGAAGTGGTGAGTGATAACATTGATGGATATTACCCATCCTCGCACTATCCCATATTTGCCGAGTTTATGCTTCCTCGTACGGTGAGAATGATTGACCCGCCTGCTACGCAGGAGAACTGA
- the LOC103417949 gene encoding uncharacterized protein isoform X2, translating to MSVSLTVMAFNLHEDQTEDSPNSWDKRKDLCISVITSYSPMILCTQQGVKSQLDYLQQCLPGYDQFGISRKGPEDTADEHCTIFYDKEKVEMLEGGTFWLSESPSVPGSMSWGSEVPCIATWVTFQLKGAEPPGFSFQIVNTNMDEFSARARRRSALLTWQHIASLPPGLPVVYCGGFNTQKESTTGRFLLGRSREHGAVGDMRDAWPNARVRKNASLIRTFHGFKGDKQGALEFLKLIFRALCLCWDRQTQDLHVDWILFRGELICICFEPPPPHFSPPITEGRAHSFRDLDGHLMHNFFF from the exons ATGAGTGTTTCTTTGACAGTGATGGCCTTCAATCTTCACGAAGATCAGACGGAAGACAGTCCCAACTCGTGGGATAAGAGAAAGGATTTATGCATAAGCGTCATAACTAGCTATTCTCCTATGATTCTGTGTACCCAGCAAG GAGTTAAATCACAGTTGGATTATCTTCAGCAGTGCTTGCCAG GTTATGATCAATTTGGAATATCAAGAAAAGGGCCTGAAGACACTGCTGATGAACATTGCACCATCTTCTATGACAAGGAGAAG gTGGAGATGCTTGAAGGTGGAACATTTTGGTTGTCAGAGTCACCTTCTGTTCCCGGAAGCATGTCATGGGGTTCTGAAGTTCCATGTATAGCAACATGGGTGA CATTTCAACTGAAAGGAGCTGAGCCACCTGGATTTTCCTTCCAGATAGTAAATACAAACATGGATGAGTTCAGTGCTCGTGCTCGTCGACGAAGTGCTTTGCTCACATGGCAGCACATAGCGTCCTTACCACCTGGCTTGCCAGTTGTATATTGTGGAGGTTTCAACACACAAAAGGAATCAACTACTGGCCGGTTTCTTTTGGGGAGATCAAG AGAGCACGGTGCAGTGGGGGATATGAGGGATGCATGGCCTAATGCTCGTGTGAGGAAAAATGCCTCTCTCATTCGCACTTTCCATGGATTTAAAG GTGACAAACAAGGAGCTCTTGAATTCCTCAAGTTGATTTTCAGAGCGCTCTGCCTCTGCTGGGATCGACAAACACAGGATCTACATGTAGATTGGATTCTTTTTAGAG GAGAACTGATATGCATCTGTTTTGAACCGCCACCTCCCCATTTTTCTCCTCCGATCACTGAAGGTCGTGCTCATAGTTTTCGGGATTTAGATGGTCATTTAATgcacaattttttcttttga
- the LOC103417951 gene encoding transmembrane 9 superfamily member 10-like, whose product MARGPLAFQLWISVCLLLFFHGRCFYLPGVAPQDFQQGNILNVKVNKLTSTKTQLPYSYYSLPYCTPEHIVDSAENLGEVLRGDRIENSRYEFKMREPKMCSVVCRVVLNAKTAKEFKEKIDDEYRVNMILDNLPLVVPIPRLDRENALVYQHGFHVGLRGQYAGNKDEKHFINNHLTFTVKYHKDPMTESARIVGFEVKPFSVKHEYEGEWTNKTRLTTCDPHAKRTVSSSESPQEVEDKKEIIFTYDVEFQESDVKWASRWDTYLLMADDQIHWFSIVNSLMIVLFLSGMVAMIMLRTLYRDISKYNQLETQEEAQEETGWKLVHGDVFRPPANSDLLCVYVGTGVQFFGMILVTMLFAVLGFLSPSNRGGLMTAMLLLWVFMGLFAGYSAARLYKMFKGTEWKKITLKTAFMFPATLFVIFFVLNALIWGEKSSGAVPFGTMFALVFLWFGISVPLIFVGAYVGFRKPSIEDPVKTNKIPRQVPEQAWYMHPAFSILIGGILPFGAVFIELFFILTSIWLHQFYYIFGFLFIVFIILIITCAEITIVLCYFQLCSEDYLWWWRSYLTSGSSALYLFLYAAFYFFTKLDIKKPVSGALYFGYMLIASYSFFVLTGTIGFYACFWFTRLIYSSVKID is encoded by the exons ATGGCGAGAGGACCTCTCGCTTTTCAGCTATGGATCTCTGTGTGTCTTTTGCTCTTCTTTCATGGTCGCTGCTTCTACCTCCCGGGTGTCGCCCCTCAAGATTTTCAGCAG GGAAATATCTTGAATGTGAAGGTGAACAAACTGACCTCTACAAAAACTCAACTTCCTTACTCATACTATTCCCTCCCATACTGTACTCCGGAGCATATAGTAGACAGTGCAGAAAATCTTGGGGAAGTTCTTCGTGGTGATCGCATTGAAAACTCTCGTTACGAG tTCAAAATGAGAGAACCAAAGATGTGCAGTGTTGTATGTCGTGTAGTTCTTAATGCAAAAACTGCAAAGGAGTTTAAGGAAAAGATAGATGATGAGTATCGGGTGAACAT GATTCTGGATAATCTTCCTCTGGTTGTTCCTATACCACGGCTTGATCGGGAAAATGCCTTGGTGTATCAACATGGATTTCATGTTGGTCTTAGAGGACAATATGCTGGG AACAAGGATGAAAAGCATTTTATCAACAATCACTTAACATTTACAGTCAAGTATCACAAGGATCCAATGACAGAATCTGCCAGGATTGTCGGATTTGAGGTGAAACCATTCag TGTTAAGCATGAATATGAAGGTGAGTGGACTAACAAGACACGTTTAACAACATGTGATCCCCATGCGAAGCGAACAGTTAGCAGCTCCGAATCTCCTCAGGAGGTTGAAGATAAAAAGGAAATTATATTCACATATGATGTTGAGTTCCAG GAGAGTGATGTGAAGTGGGCATCCCGATGGGACACATATCTTCTGATGGCTGATGATCAAATCCACTGGTTCTCAATTGTTAATTCTTTGATGATTGTTCTTTTCCTTTCCGGCATGGTTGCTATGATAATGTTGCGGACACTTTACCGGGATATCTCCAAATACAACCAACTAGAGACCCAAGAAGAAGCCCAAGAAGAGACAGGATGGAAACTGGTTCATGGGGATGTATTCAGACCTCCAGCAAACTCAGATCTACTGTGTGTGTATGTTGGGACGGGTGTGCAGTTCTTTGGGATGATTCTCGTCACCATGCTCTTTGCAGTCCTTGGATTCCTCTCCCCCTCAAACCGAGGTGGGCTGATGACCGCCATGCTCCTCCTCTGGGTCTTTATGGGCCTCTTTGCTGGATACTCTGCAGCCCGTCTATACAAGATGTTTAAGGGAACAGAATGGAAGAAAATCACTCTGAAAACAGCTTTCATGTTTCCTGCAACTCTCTTTGTTATTTTCTTCGTCTTGAATGCTCTTATCTGGGGCGAGAAGTCCTCTGGGGCAGTTCCATTTGGAACCATGTTTGCTCTGGTATTCTTATGGTTTGGCATTTCAGTTCCACTTATCTTCGTTGGTGCATATGTGGGTTTTAGGAAGCCGTCAATTGAGGATCCTGTGAAAACCAACAAGATCCCTAGGCAAGTCCCGGAACAGGCATGGTACATGCATCCAGCCTTCTCTATCCTAATTGGAGGCATACTCCCGTTTGGGGCCGTCTTTATCGAGCTCTTCTTCATCCTTACATCGATATGGTTGCATCAGttttattacatatttggatTCCTTTTCATCGTCTTCATTATCCTCATCATCACATGTGCCGAGATCACAATTGTTCTCTGCTACTTCCAGTTGTGCAGTGAAGACTACCTTTGGTGGTGGAGGTCGTATTTGACCTCGGGCTCCTCAGCGCTCTACCTTTTCCTCTACGCTGCCTTCTACTTCTTCACTAAGCTTGACATTAAGAAGCCAGTTTCTGGAGCCTTGTATTTCGGGTATATGCTGATTGCCTCTTATTCCTTCTTCGTGCTGACTGGTACAATCGGTTTCTACGCATGCTTCTGGTTTACTAGGCTCATCTACTCGTCAGTGAAGATTGACTGA